In the Permianibacter fluminis genome, CGTTCCAGACGCTGCACGATCCGCAACAGATGCCGGGCCAGAAGCCGGGTTTCCTGGGCTTTTCCTCACTCGATTGGCCCTATGTGGAAGGGCTGCGAATGGATGAGGCCATGCATCCGCTGACCCTGCTGGCCGTCGGTCTGTACGGCAAGACCCTGCTGCCGCAAAACGGCGCGCCGCTGCGGCTGGTGGTGCCGTGGAAATATGGCTTCAAGGGCATCAAGTCAATTGTTCGCATCCGCTTTCAGGAAAGCCAGCCGGCGACCAGCTGGAATCGTTCCGCACCCGGCGAATATGGCTTCTATGCCAACGTGAACCCCGCAGTCGATCACCCGCGCTGGAGCCAGGCCCGGGAGCGCCGCATCTACAGCGGTTCGCTGTTTGGTGGGGTCGAGCGTATTGAGACGCTGCCGTTCAACGGCTATGCCGAACAAGTGGCCGGGCTGTATGCCGGCCTCGATTTGCGCCGGAATTACTGAGCATGAATCGTGAACTCTGGGTCCGGCGCGGCCTGAAACCCTTGTTGTTTGTTGCCTTGTCGGTGCCGGCGCTGTGGCTGGTTTACGGGATTGTGATGGCTGACTTGGGCGCTGACCCGCAGAAATACCTGGTCCACCAGACCGGCAAATGGGCCCTCAACAGCCTGTGGCTGACGCTGGCGGTAACCCCGCTGCGGCGCTGGAGCGGCATTGCCCAGCTGCTGCTGGTCCGGCGCATGCTGGGCCTGTTCGCGTTTTTCTACGCCTGCCTGCATGTCACCGCCTATGTGACCCTCTATATGCAACTGGACTGGGCGACCTTGCTGGAAGACCTGACCAAGCGGCCCTACATCATCGTCGGGTTCGCCGCCTTTCTTGGCCTGTGGCCGCTGGCGCTGACCTCGACCCGCGCCCAGATGCGCCGGCTCGGCCGGCGTTGGCAGCAGCTGCACCGGCTGGTCTATCCGGTGGCCATTCTGGTTGCTGTCCATTTTGTCTGGCAGGTGAAGTCTGATCTGAATCAACCGCTTTTTTACGCGCTTCTGCTAGGCTTTCTGCTAGCGGTCCGAGTCTATTGGCAATGGCCGGTGCGGCAATCGCCCATCGGGTCATCCCGTCAAGTCCCCGCAGCAGAAAAATAGCCCTTGCACGGCAGTTGCCCGGCCCTATAATGCGCGCCCGGTCGCTGCCCTGTCCCTGACAGAACGGTGACCGAGGCGGTCAACCCGACGCATCGACAGCTTGTTATGAAGCCTCGCTGCAAAAGTCTGTTGACAGCCAAGCAAGGCGCTGTAGAATGCGCGCCCCTGCCAACGCAAAGCG is a window encoding:
- a CDS encoding protein-methionine-sulfoxide reductase heme-binding subunit MsrQ, producing MNRELWVRRGLKPLLFVALSVPALWLVYGIVMADLGADPQKYLVHQTGKWALNSLWLTLAVTPLRRWSGIAQLLLVRRMLGLFAFFYACLHVTAYVTLYMQLDWATLLEDLTKRPYIIVGFAAFLGLWPLALTSTRAQMRRLGRRWQQLHRLVYPVAILVAVHFVWQVKSDLNQPLFYALLLGFLLAVRVYWQWPVRQSPIGSSRQVPAAEK